A window of the Cicer arietinum cultivar CDC Frontier isolate Library 1 chromosome 6, Cicar.CDCFrontier_v2.0, whole genome shotgun sequence genome harbors these coding sequences:
- the LOC101505374 gene encoding exocyst complex component EXO84B has product MTTVKSSSRSRATAASVKENGVKLEEGLNPFKSDRFDAEFYVQSSCSLNDKEIKQLCTYLVDLKKASAEEMRRSVYANYAAFIRTSKEISDLEGELSSIRNLLSTQATLIRGLAEGVHIDSLSISDSDIFSVNGTLDSEDKEISDLDKWLVEFPDLLDVLLAERRVEEALAALDEGERVVSEAKEMKSLNPSLLLSLQNSITERRQKLADQLAEAACQPSTRGAELRASVSALKKLGDGPYAHSLLLNAHLQRYQYNMQSLRPSNTSYGGAYTAALAQLVFSTVAQAASDSMAIFGEEPAYTSELVMWATKQTEAFALLVKRHALASSAAAGGLRAAAECVQIALGHCSLLEARGLALCPVLLKLFRPSVEQALDANLKRIQESSAAMAAADDWVLTYPPNANRQTGSTTAFQHKLTSSAHRFNLMVQDFFEDVGPLLSMQLGGQALEGLFQVFNSYVNLLVKALPESMEEEESFEDSGNKNVRVAETEAQQIALLANASLLADELLPRAAMKLSSLNQAPYKDDNRRRTSERQNRHPEQREWRRRLVGSVDRLKDTFCRQHALNLIFTEEGDSRLTADMFINMDGNADEVEWVPSLIFQELFIKLNRMANIAADMFVGRERFATLLLMRLTETVILWLSEDQSFWDDIEEGPRPLGPLGLQQFYLDMKFVVCFASNGRYLSRNLQRIVNEIITKAMAAFSATGMDPYRELPEDEWFNEICQDAMERLSGRPKEINGEKDLNSPTASVSAQSISSVRSHSSS; this is encoded by the exons ATGACGACGGTGAAGTCATCGTCACGGTCAAGAGCAACGGCGGCGAGTGTTAAAGAAAACGGAGTTAAGCTTGAAGAAGGTCTCAATCCTTTTAAGTCTGATAGATTCGATGCTGAGTTCTACGTTCAGTCCAGTTGCTCTCTAAACGACAAG GAAATTAAGCAGTTATGTACATATTTAGTAGACTTGAAGAAAGCTTCTGCTGAGGAGATGCGCAGAAGTGTCTATGCTAACTATGCAGCCTTCATACG AACTTCTAAGGAGATATCAGACTTGGAAGGTGAGCTTTCGTCTATAAGAAACCTACTATCCACTCAAGCTACTTTGATACGTGGTTTAGCTGAAGGAGTTCACATTGATTCGTTATCGATCTCCGATTCTGATATTTTTTCTGTAAATGGTACACTGGATTCTGAAGATAAGGAAATATCAGACCTGGACAAATGGTTAGTTGAGTTTCCTGATCTTTTGGATGTACTCTTGGCTGAAAGGCGAGTGGAAGAAGCTTTGGCCGCCCTTGATGAAGGAGAGCGTGTAGTCTCTGAAGCTAAAGAGATGAAATCTCTCAACCCATCTTTACTTCTGTCTCTGCAGAATTCCATTACTGAACGTAGGCAAAAATTAGCTGATCAGCTTGCTGAAGCTGCTTGTCAGCCCTCCACTCGAGGTGCCGAACTTCGTGCATCAGTTTCAGCCCTAAAAAAACTTGGAGATGGTCCTTATGCTCACAGCTTGCTACTCAATGCTCATCTGCAACGATATCAGTATAACATGCAAAGTCTCCGACCATCAAACACCTCATATGGAGGAGCATATACAGCAGCTCTTGCACAACTGGTATTTTCTACAGTTGCACAAGCTGCAAGTGACTCAATGGCTATTTTTGGCGAGGAGCCAGCTTATACTTCTGAACTTGTGATGTGGGCTACAAAGCAAACAGAGGCATTTGCTCTTTTGGTAAAAAGGCATGCATTAGCTTCATCGGCAGCTGCAGGAGGTTTAAGAGCTGCTGCAGAGTGTGTTCAAATAGCATTGGGTCATTGCTCATTGTTGGAGGCTCGTGGCCTGGCTCTATGCCCTGTGCTTTTGAAACTTTTTAGACCTAGTGTTGAACAAGCATTAGATGCTAATTTGAAGCGAATACAAGAGAGTTCTGCTGCTATGGCTGCTGCTGATGATTGGGTACTCACGTATCCTCCTAATGCTAATCGGCAGACCGGTAGTACAACAGCATTTCAACATAAACTAACAAGCAGTGCCCATCGCTTCAATTTGATGGTCCAG GACTTCTTTGAGGATGTAGGACCACTGCTTAGTATGCAGTTGGGAGGCCAAGCTTTGGAAGGATTGTTTCAAGTATTTAACTCTTATGTGAACTTGCTTGTAAAAGCACTACCGGAATCAATGGAGGAAGAAGAAAGCTTTGAGGATTCTGGAAACAAAAATGTACGAGTGGCTGAGACTGAAGCCCAGCAGATTGCATTGCTTGCTAATGCCTCATTACTAGCTGATGAACTACTTCCACGTGCAGCTATGAAGCTCTCCTCCCTAAACCAGGCTCCCTACAAGGATGATAACCGTAGAAGAACCTCAGAAAGGCAAAATCGCCATCCTGAACAAAGGGAATGGAGGAGACGACTTGTGGGTTCAGTTGACAGGTTGAAAGATACATTCTGCCGTCAACACGCTTTGAACCTGATTTTTACAGAGGAAGGTGATAGTCGTCTTACAGCTGACATGTTTATAAATATGGATGGGAATGCAGATGaagttgaatgggttccatctTTGATTTTTCAG GAGCTTTTCATAAAACTGAACAGAATGGCCAATATAGCAGCAGATATGTTTGTAGGGAGGGAAAGATTTGCTACATTGCTCTTGATGAGACTTACAGAAACTGTTATTTTGTGGCTTTCAGAAGATCAGAGCTTTTGGGATGATATTGAGGAAGGGCCAAGGCCTTTAGGTCCTCTTGGTCTACAACAG TTCTATTTGGATATGAAGTTTGTTGTGTGTTTTGCCTCCAATGGTCGGTATTTGTCAAGGAATTTGCAACGAATTGTCAATGAAATTATAACGAAGGCAATGGCGGCATTTTCTGCTACAGGGATGGATCCATATAG GGAACTTCCTGAAGATGAGTGGTTCAATGAAATATGTCAAGATGCTATGGAAAGATTAAGTGGAAGACCAAAGGAAATAAACGGGGAGAAGGACCTTAACAGCCCTACTGCATCTGTCTCTGCGCAATCGATTTCATCCGTCAGATCTCATAGTAGTTCCTAA
- the LOC101504631 gene encoding uncharacterized protein isoform X1: protein MLRRVVHQSRIFHRSIAAASCYSSSTISIDRSSLCNPPDHSHNPTSDSELVKHLKGIIKFRGGPISLGEYMSEVLTNPKVGYYINRDVFGAEGDFITSPEVSQMFGEMVGVWVMCLWEQMGQPKRVNLIELGPGRGTLMADLLRGASKFKNFTESLHIHLVECSPALQKLQHKNLKCVDEENADENADKRTFSSLVGTRTPVSWHAALEQVPSGLPTIIIAHEFFDALPVHQFQKASRGWCEKMVDVAEDSSLHFVLSPHPTPATLYLLKRVKWAATEEIAKLNQIEICPKAMDLTQTIVERISSDGGGALIIDYGLDEVVSDSLQAIRKHKFVHLLDDPGSADLSAYVDFASIRHSAEEASGEVSVHGPITQSQFLGALGINFRAESLLQNCTEEQAESLRTGYWRLVGDGEAPFSEGGDDSAPIGTGTRYKAMAIVNKNQGVPVPF from the exons ATGTTGAGAAGAGTTGTTCACCAATCTCGCATATTTCATCGCTCCATCGCAGCCGCATCATGCTATTCATCTTCTACCATTTCCATCGACCGTTCTTCCCTTTGTAACCCACCTG ACCATTCTCACAACCCCACTTCCGATTCCGAACTCGTCAAACACCTCAAAGGAATCATCAAG TTTCGTGGAGGTCCTATCTCATTAGGTGAATACATGTCAGAAGTTTTAACAAATCCTAAAGTTGGATATTACATCAATCGAGATGTTTTTGGAGCTGAAGGTGATTTTATCACTTCTCCTGAAGTTAGCCAGATGTTTGGTGAG ATGGTTGGTGTATGGGTGATGTGTTTGTGGGAGCAAATGGGTCAACCCAAAAGAGTAAATCTAATTGAGCTGGGTCCTGGACGAGGAACTCTTATGGCTGATCTTCTTCGT GGtgcttcaaaatttaaaaacttcaCTGAGTCTTTGCATATACACTTGGTGGAGTGTAGCCCTGCACTACAAAAGCTTCAGCACAAGAATTTGAAATGTGTTGATGAAGAGAATGCAGATGAAAATGCTGATAAGCGAACTTTTAGCTCTTTGGTTGGCACCCGCACTCCTGTGTCGTGGCATGCTGCATTGGAGCAGGTTCCTTCAGGAT TACCGACAATTATCATTGCACACGAGTTCTTTGATGCTCTACCAGTCCATCAATTTCAG AAAGCATCCCGTGGCTGGTGTGAGAAAATGGTTGATGTAGCCGAAGATTCATC GTTACATTTTGTTCTATCTCCACATCCTACACCTGCGACTTTGTATCTGTTGAAGAGAGTCAAGTGGGCTGCAactgaggagattgcaaaactCAATCAAATTGAAATTTGCCCCAAAGCTATGGATTTGACCCAGACCATTGTTGAAAGGATAAGTTCTGATGGTGGTGGAGCTCTAATCATAGACTATGGCCTGGATGAAGTAGTCTCAGATAGTCTCCAG GCAATACGGAAACACAAGTTTGTCCATCTTCTGGATGACCCTGGATCTGCTGATCTCAGTGCATATGTTGATTTTGCTTCTATCAGACATTCCGCAGAGGAAGCTTCAG GAGAAGTGTCTGTCCATGGACCAATTACTCAATCTCAATTTCTTGGTGCCCTTGGAATAAACTTTCGCGCTGAATCCCTCCTTCAAAACTGCACAGAAGAGCAGGCTGAATCGTTAAGGACCGGATACTGGCGTCTCGTAGGTGACGGTGAAGCTCCGTTTTCGGAAGGAGGTGATGATAGTGCTCCAATTGGTACGGGTACTCGCTATAAGGCAATGGCTATAGTCAACAAGAACCAAGGTGTTCCAGTTCCTTTTTAG
- the LOC101504631 gene encoding uncharacterized protein isoform X2: MSEVLTNPKVGYYINRDVFGAEGDFITSPEVSQMFGEMVGVWVMCLWEQMGQPKRVNLIELGPGRGTLMADLLRGASKFKNFTESLHIHLVECSPALQKLQHKNLKCVDEENADENADKRTFSSLVGTRTPVSWHAALEQVPSGLPTIIIAHEFFDALPVHQFQKASRGWCEKMVDVAEDSSLHFVLSPHPTPATLYLLKRVKWAATEEIAKLNQIEICPKAMDLTQTIVERISSDGGGALIIDYGLDEVVSDSLQAIRKHKFVHLLDDPGSADLSAYVDFASIRHSAEEASGEVSVHGPITQSQFLGALGINFRAESLLQNCTEEQAESLRTGYWRLVGDGEAPFSEGGDDSAPIGTGTRYKAMAIVNKNQGVPVPF, from the exons ATGTCAGAAGTTTTAACAAATCCTAAAGTTGGATATTACATCAATCGAGATGTTTTTGGAGCTGAAGGTGATTTTATCACTTCTCCTGAAGTTAGCCAGATGTTTGGTGAG ATGGTTGGTGTATGGGTGATGTGTTTGTGGGAGCAAATGGGTCAACCCAAAAGAGTAAATCTAATTGAGCTGGGTCCTGGACGAGGAACTCTTATGGCTGATCTTCTTCGT GGtgcttcaaaatttaaaaacttcaCTGAGTCTTTGCATATACACTTGGTGGAGTGTAGCCCTGCACTACAAAAGCTTCAGCACAAGAATTTGAAATGTGTTGATGAAGAGAATGCAGATGAAAATGCTGATAAGCGAACTTTTAGCTCTTTGGTTGGCACCCGCACTCCTGTGTCGTGGCATGCTGCATTGGAGCAGGTTCCTTCAGGAT TACCGACAATTATCATTGCACACGAGTTCTTTGATGCTCTACCAGTCCATCAATTTCAG AAAGCATCCCGTGGCTGGTGTGAGAAAATGGTTGATGTAGCCGAAGATTCATC GTTACATTTTGTTCTATCTCCACATCCTACACCTGCGACTTTGTATCTGTTGAAGAGAGTCAAGTGGGCTGCAactgaggagattgcaaaactCAATCAAATTGAAATTTGCCCCAAAGCTATGGATTTGACCCAGACCATTGTTGAAAGGATAAGTTCTGATGGTGGTGGAGCTCTAATCATAGACTATGGCCTGGATGAAGTAGTCTCAGATAGTCTCCAG GCAATACGGAAACACAAGTTTGTCCATCTTCTGGATGACCCTGGATCTGCTGATCTCAGTGCATATGTTGATTTTGCTTCTATCAGACATTCCGCAGAGGAAGCTTCAG GAGAAGTGTCTGTCCATGGACCAATTACTCAATCTCAATTTCTTGGTGCCCTTGGAATAAACTTTCGCGCTGAATCCCTCCTTCAAAACTGCACAGAAGAGCAGGCTGAATCGTTAAGGACCGGATACTGGCGTCTCGTAGGTGACGGTGAAGCTCCGTTTTCGGAAGGAGGTGATGATAGTGCTCCAATTGGTACGGGTACTCGCTATAAGGCAATGGCTATAGTCAACAAGAACCAAGGTGTTCCAGTTCCTTTTTAG